In the genome of Parus major isolate Abel chromosome 2, Parus_major1.1, whole genome shotgun sequence, one region contains:
- the RPA3 gene encoding replication protein A 14 kDa subunit: MGDIHEVPRPRIATGQLAQHIGQPVCFVGRVEKIHPSGKLLVLTDGLGKHTTVELSEPLDEEISGVIEVVGRVTNQATIMCASYVQFREDKSSFDLELYNEALKIIHEFPEYFPFGTGRNT; this comes from the exons ATGGGTGACATCCACGAGGTGCCGCGGCCGCGCATCGCCACGGGGCAGCTGGCGCAGCACATCGGGCAGCCCGTCTGCTTCGTGGGGCGCGTCGAGAAG ATTCATCCTAGCGGGAAGCTTCTCGTGCTTACAGACGGACTCGGAAAGCACACGACTGTGGAGCTGAGCGAGCCT CTGGATGAGGAGATTTCAGGAGTTATTGAAGTGGTAGGAAGAGTAACAAATCAGGCAACCATCATGTGTGCATCATACGTCCAGTTCAGAGAAGATAAAAGTTCATTTG ATCTGGAACTCTACAATGAAGCACTAAAAATTATTCATGAATTCCCTGAATACTTCCCGTTTGGTACTGGCAGGAACACTTGA